The following is a genomic window from Staphylococcus saccharolyticus.
ATATTTAAATAAATTTGGTGCAGCAGCACCGCAAGCAGCGCAAGAAATACAGTTTTCTCTATCTACATAAGTAAAATATTTCATAAATAATCCTCCTTATATCCAATTTCAAGTGCAATATGTTTAAATACTTATTTAACATCTTGTTTAATATTGATATATAAAATGGAGTATTCTAATTATTAGTAGTAAGAAGCTTGTTACTTACATTATAGGTTTAATTAAAAGTTAGATTTTCCAAAATCGGTTTATTGCTAATTCAAATAAATCCCCTTTTTCTAACAATCCCAAAAGTATTTTAACTTTTTTAGTGAAAATTTGCAATAAAAATGAAATAATAATTTAACAAAATAATAAAGATTCTCATAATTGAATAAATTTTTTACAGAGACAGATATTTTATTTAATTTGATTAATTTCTATGAAATAGAATATCGTATTAAAAAAGGATATAACATATATCTTTAATTTTAGATAAGAAAAAAGCCACACCTTAAACGGTGTAGCTACGCCCTTTTCCAACGTCTAATCTAGTTAAAAGTATGCGTGGAGAGGAAATGAGATATGACTAAGGGTGAGAGGTGAACTTTGGGGGAGTATAACCTCTACACTCTTATTATTAATCAAGCGCAATTAATTGTCTATTTAAAACAACTATTTTTCAATAAATGTTCAATTGTTTTAGTTTTTGTAAAGATATTAATAAATGTTTAACAAACTAGACTTATCAACTTTCAAAGTTAAATTCAGCATACCTACTGTCAAAACAACATCTTGGTTTTGATTAATAATTTTACTGTGAAATAGATATAAATCATTTAAACGTTAACATAAATACACTCATGTAAAAGGAAGCAACATGAAAAAATAAGCGAGAAATTTACTATTAATATAAACTCGTATTCAAAACGTATTCAATATAAAAATAAACAGGCTAGAAACCCTTTTTTTGGTGTTTCTAACCTATTTAATATGATTAATTCATTATTCCCACTCGATTGTGCTAGGTGGCTTAGAAGTAATGTCGTAGACGACGCGGTTAACGTGGTACACTTCATTAACAATGCGACTTGAAATTTTTTGTAAGACTTCCCAATCAATACGAGCAAAATCACTAGTCATACCATCGATTGAAGTTACAGCACGGATGCCTACAGTATGGTCATACGTACGATAGTCTCCCATGACACCTACCGATTGAATATCTGGAAGTACTGTGAAATATTGCCAGATATCTCTTTCAAGACCTTCCTCACATATAACTTCACGCAAAATTGCATCCGACTCACGTACAATTTCTAATTTATCCTCAGTGATTTCTCCAAGCACTCGAATACCTAATCCTGGTCCTGGGAAAGGTTGTCTCCAAACTAAATGTTCAGGAATGCCTAATTCAATACCTAAAGCGCGAACTTCGTCTTTAAATAATGTATTTATTGGTTCGATGAGTTCAAATTCCATGTCTTCTGGTAATCCACCAACATTATGATGTGATTTAATTGTCTGGGCCGTCTTAGTTCCTGATTCAATGACATCAGTGTATAACGTACCTTGAGCTAAGAAATCAACGTCTGATAGTTTGGCTGCTTCATCATCAAAGACATAGACAAACTCATTACCGATAATTTTACGTTTGCGCTCTGGATCAGAAACACCTTTTAATTTATCCATAAAACGTTCTTGAGCATTGACGCGAATGATATTCATATCAAAACCTTCACCAAATTGCTCCATTACCATGTCGCCTTCACCTTTACGGAGTAAACCATGGTCAACAAAGATACAAGTTAATTGGTCGCCAATTGCTTTATGTAATAATACAGCAACTACAGATGAATCTACGCCACCACTCATTGCACATAATACTTTACGATCACCAACTTGTTCACGTATCTTTTCAATTTCAATTTCTATAAAGTTTTCCATTGTCCATTCGCCAGTACAATTACACACTCGCCTTACAAAGTTTCTTAATAAGTCATTACCATATTCTGTATGACTGACTTCTGGATGGAACTGTACTCCATAAATACGACGAGATTTATCTTCAATAGCTGCGTAATTCGTACTTGGACTGTCCGCAATCACTTCAAATCCTTCAGGAATTTCAATGACTTTATCTGAGTGACTCATCCATACTGTTTGTTCAGATGGTAAACCAAAGAAGAGCTCATCTGATTTAGCATTAATAATGGCTTTCCCATATTCACGCTCATTTGCACGCTCTACTTTTCCGCCTAAAAGTTTAGTTGTCAATTGCATACCATAACAAATACCTAAGACAGGAATACCTAGATTATATATTTCCGGATTAATTGTAAATGACCCCTCTTCATATACTGAATTGGGACCACCT
Proteins encoded in this region:
- the guaA gene encoding glutamine-hydrolyzing GMP synthase gives rise to the protein MEMAKEQELILVLDFGSQYNQLITRCIREMGVYSELHDHEISIEEIKRMNPKGIVLSGGPNSVYEEGSFTINPEIYNLGIPVLGICYGMQLTTKLLGGKVERANEREYGKAIINAKSDELFFGLPSEQTVWMSHSDKVIEIPEGFEVIADSPSTNYAAIEDKSRRIYGVQFHPEVSHTEYGNDLLRNFVRRVCNCTGEWTMENFIEIEIEKIREQVGDRKVLCAMSGGVDSSVVAVLLHKAIGDQLTCIFVDHGLLRKGEGDMVMEQFGEGFDMNIIRVNAQERFMDKLKGVSDPERKRKIIGNEFVYVFDDEAAKLSDVDFLAQGTLYTDVIESGTKTAQTIKSHHNVGGLPEDMEFELIEPINTLFKDEVRALGIELGIPEHLVWRQPFPGPGLGIRVLGEITEDKLEIVRESDAILREVICEEGLERDIWQYFTVLPDIQSVGVMGDYRTYDHTVGIRAVTSIDGMTSDFARIDWEVLQKISSRIVNEVYHVNRVVYDITSKPPSTIEWE